Within the Salvia hispanica cultivar TCC Black 2014 chromosome 4, UniMelb_Shisp_WGS_1.0, whole genome shotgun sequence genome, the region aagttgtTCTATAATACTTcacgtttgagtgacacattcggtgatgatttaatataacttgctacataattgTGAGAGGAGattggcgagttagatccacttagtagacacacaattagcttcccttaaaacggcactgttaattgagggTGAGGACTTtccaagggtcttaggagcttttaggagttacagATCttggattgacaaccctagtgttagtaatctacgtttgtaccgcatgggcataacttgtgtgactcgttctatcaaagtataaactgtgtcagggtattgtagttagaatttgtataaccataactgtgaacgcacatacctgaaattctcttatctcacATATTTTTGCctctttgattatttataattagttgtttacttgctttcaagttgttcttgttttcaaaaatcttcaaaattcttGGTTTTCCAAATAGTGAAAGAAGCTTAGTAGAAGGTAGACAGTGTGTGACtttattccccgtgttcgatatccggtactgacctttaacTATATAgagtatacttgcaggtttatttagtgctaataaaaagtgcatcagcGAGCAGAGTGGAGCTAGCTTCCAAGTGTGTGTCTTCCTTCTTCATGTtgatctcctatttatagggcaGCCTGCCCTAATCTCTAGGGCTACTTCTCCTCCTTAATTGacaattttgttgtttattaaaaattgttcATTTGAAGCAATCCCTTCCTTCTCGTGCTCAAGCTTCACAGTATGCATCCTGACTGTTTTGCACCCTTCCTGCATCCTTTTAACTTGAAATCCTTCCTACCCTTTTTCTCCTAATTTGTATCCTATCTTGCACACTTCAGCAACTAATTTTGCACATATTATCCAATTAAGCACGTTATCCTGACCATTAACTAAGGTCTAGAATGAGAATTATCAATCCCCATTAACAATAtcatatatactccctccgtcccaaaagaatatgcattttagATTCGGTACCGGTTTTAATGCGAAATTgggaaagtaagagagaggtagagagaaaaaagtttccaaaattagaaagtgcatattcttgtggggcagactaaaaaagaaagagtgcatattcttgttggacaaatggagtatatgcTTGTAAactttatatgtttataaacTTTACTTTAGACAAATAGAcggaaaaaaacaacaattcaaTGCAAAAGATATTGTAATTCGTGAACATTTCtgaaacatattttataaaataaaaatttggatattggcacctaattttattgaattttcaaaaagttgagtttttttccacgaactttgaaattgataaataatatcacgaactttaccccgagtttgttatttcccactAATGACAAATTccggcaaataatatcatgatacagattattttcgtaatttctcgacaaaaACTTCAAGAGctccaaattttcaatctttgaggatagtttttcttgaaacgCATCCTCCataattgttcttcaatctattaatatacccggaattttttcattggtggGAAACAACAAATTCTgggtaaagtttgtgatattatttgtcaatttcaaagtttgtgAGAAATTAAAAACCCAATTTTTGAAAGTTCCCTAATATTATATGCCaatatccttttttttaatacacaCATAATCAACCACCCTAAATTCTATTTATGGTGtaagtatattaaaatcataattcaATCTCCTTCTTATCTACTTCCACAtcccacaaaaataatcttatgCGTCCTACAAAAATAgctcatttctatttttgccaagtcttttctctcttataaGGTAGACTCGTTTTCcaataacaatacttcaaatacttttcttttctacgtctcttctactttaccaatcttatattaaaacttagagtgaacttcaaaaatggtccctggactatgggtttatctcgctcatagtccctggactttaaaaatatcgccagtagtccctggactaagggtttatctcgaaattggtccttttggctttttttggtacgaaaatgcccttttggggggttttgagggttttgggcaatttggtatttttacacttttaacattttaaatatgatattatttcagttatgtactaaatttgatattatttcaaaattatcattcttcttccattttgtaatccttcactttgtttttttatttcaatattatatttaattttataaaaattaaattttaaattttgatttttaaatatcaataaattttttaattaaactattaattcatgtacactattaatattaattaaaactattaatttttgttatttaatataatattcagttgaattgaagaagtacacacaaataatattaatcatgatggaaaaataagaactattttatttagccttcgttcggttgttataattgcttgtgattgaatattatgaagttgactaaataTTTGATCCtagtaaaaattttatataggagtatttttgttgaaaattactagtaaattttgattgttttcaaattaataaacaaaagttatattagtcttacattagatgcatatttatttcagaataaatcgtgttatatgatatatttatgattaaagctattaaatattgattaaaactaagtcGTTGtcatattgattaaatattatacactttcaaatattgattatgactattaattttttttatttaataatttttgtaattaaaatttttttattgatatttaaaaattaaaatttaaaattttgtaaaattaaatctaatattgaaataaagaaacaaagtgaaggatgacaaaagggaagaagaatgataattttgaaataatatcaaatttagtacataactgaaataatatcatatttaaaatgttaaaagtgtaaaaagaccaaattgtccaaacccctcaaaagggcattttcgtaccaaaaaagccaaaaggaccaatttcgagataaacccttagtccagggactactgacggtatttttaaagtccatgGACTATGGgtgagataaacccatagtccagggaccatttttatagttcactctaaaacttatgtcatttcaaaaatctctatttttataagacGGATGGAATATAATTTTCTAGTTTTCGCAAACGGCATAATTAAgtcaatatataaattagtataGGGAATTCATTTACCACATaaacccaaattttataaatggtgtaagtatattaaaatcataattaattctccTTCTTAATTGTAACTTACTAGTCTTCAAAAAAAGGCATGAGTTAGTCAATAGATAAATTAGTGTAGGCATTCATTTacaacataaaatcaaaatttatttatggggtaagtatattaaaatcataattcaGTCTCCTTAAATGTAATTTACTAGTCTTCACAAAAGGCATGATGATTTAGtccatgtatatataaattagtattGGCATTCATTGACAATGTAAACCGTAGTAGAAAAAATGGTCCTCTTTTTCCCTCGTAAAGGGTTGTTACTTGTCTTCACCTTCTCGATTGCGCTCATCCATTTTGGTTCATCACTTTTCCTTAACGATTACAATAGCTCGTGTGAGACGTCACGACCATCAAACCTCGCTCCCTGCAATCATTCAAATGTCCATGGATCGTAGAGAAGAGGAGCTTTGCAACGTGCGATCTGAGTTTGGGAAAGTTGCATgggaaattcaattttttttttattcggaCAAGGATTTGGAGAGGTGTTAGGACAAAAGAGTGTTTGTGGACCGTTAATGAGAGCGGCGTGTACTTGAAATTGGGTGCTCAAGAAGTGCTTCAGTATCGATGGCCTTAGAGTTATGTGTCAATAACTTCTTgtcaataaatataatgtaaaacataaGTGCATCCTATATTGAACTTCTCACAAAATTCACCCATATTATAACTTGAGATTCAATGCAATACAAAATTCTATTCATCAAAATACAAATCTtaatcttatattttttttttaaaaaaaaaaaactaaagaaatAGGCCTTCTCAGGTGATGATGGGCTTCTCCAAGAGAGCAGAGAAGTACCACTCATTCTTCTGAATGCCTCGATCCAGCTTCATCCCGGTGTTCCACCTCAATCTCTTAAACCCGACCCGGTCGAACATAGGCACGTACGTCTCGTTAAGCTGCGACCCGAAGCAGAAGAACCGGTCGAGCCAGAACAGCCCACCCGGCCTCAGCACTCTGTATATGTCATACAGAGCAAACTCCAGCATCGGATCCGGGATCCAGTTGCTCAGCACGTGCATCGAATGGACAATATCCAATGTGTTCTCGAAGAACGGAAACCTCTGCGAGATGCTCACGTGCATCGGGATCAGCCCCCTCGACGCAATGAAGCTGTTGAACGGCCCGTCGAAGTTCATCGACGTCGTGATGATCGTCACGTTCCTCTCCCTCATCCTCGCAGCAAACGTCCCCGACCCTCCCCCGATGTCCAGCCCGATCCTCACGCTTCCGGGCGCCTTCGTTGCGAGGACTTGATCCATCCCGAAGTCTAGTCCGCCGTTGTCGTATTGCCATCTTGTTTTCTCCCTGCCTTGTAAATCGAAGCAGTCTTTGCAGTCGTAGGAGCCCGGgaatctttttctctctattagGCACGTGTAGTTTTTACACGTGTACGGGTCCCACACGATGCTTGTGTCGGGTGGGGTGGCCCACATGGACCCCGGGAGCGGGCGCGGCTCCGCGTAGTTTTTAGGCTGCCGGGGGTGGCACCGGCGCCGGGGGAGGGGCTCGCAGCCTTTTAGCATTAGTATTTGAGCGAATACGTCGTCGGAGGGGCACAGCCCTCCGACTTCGTATGACATGTACTTTGCTAGGTCTTGCTTGTGGTTTAGGCACCCACCCCCGACCGAGGAGTAGATCTCGGACCCGATCCGAGGGGTGTTCCCGAGGGGGAGCATGTGGGGGCCGGTCGCGAGCCTGACCTCGTCCGGGAGGTCGTCGAGGAGGCCGGCATAGGAGGCGGCGCCGGGTCGGTTCCCGTTGAGGTTGTTGAGGTGGTCGATGAGGGATTCGAGTAGGTGGTGGGCTGAGTTGAGTTGAGTTTGCAAGTTCTCAATTTGGGAGTGGCTTTCAATGAGTTGGTCTTGTGTGGAGTTGAGCTTGAGGAGGAGTAGTTTGGTGTCAAAAAAGGGGAGTTGGGAGATTCTTGAGAGTGGGTGATCAATGTATGAGTGAGGAGTAGTGAAAATGTAGAGGGTTAAGAGGTTGGTTACTATGATTAGGAATACTACTT harbors:
- the LOC125220075 gene encoding probable methyltransferase At1g29790 codes for the protein MGSDDSNPRKQAFQQFQVTYMLKVVFLIIVTNLLTLYIFTTPHSYIDHPLSRISQLPFFDTKLLLLKLNSTQDQLIESHSQIENLQTQLNSAHHLLESLIDHLNNLNGNRPGAASYAGLLDDLPDEVRLATGPHMLPLGNTPRIGSEIYSSVGGGCLNHKQDLAKYMSYEVGGLCPSDDVFAQILMLKGCEPLPRRRCHPRQPKNYAEPRPLPGSMWATPPDTSIVWDPYTCKNYTCLIERKRFPGSYDCKDCFDLQGREKTRWQYDNGGLDFGMDQVLATKAPGSVRIGLDIGGGSGTFAARMRERNVTIITTSMNFDGPFNSFIASRGLIPMHVSISQRFPFFENTLDIVHSMHVLSNWIPDPMLEFALYDIYRVLRPGGLFWLDRFFCFGSQLNETYVPMFDRVGFKRLRWNTGMKLDRGIQKNEWYFSALLEKPIIT